The Diceros bicornis minor isolate mBicDic1 chromosome 14, mDicBic1.mat.cur, whole genome shotgun sequence genome segment atttactatgCTAGACAGCATGCCCGGGAAGTGCTGAAGATACAAGCTAATTAAGACGTAGTCATGACCCTCAAGATGCCTACTGTTTACTGGGGCAACAGACAAGTAAGCAGATGCTCTTATTGCTGAAGAAATGTGCTCTGAGAGGCTTGTGGAGGGAGTATGAGAGGACAGAAGATGGGCACATAACACAGAATAGGAAGGAAGAGagttagggaaggcttcctggaggagatgctGCTTATAGTGCATATTCTTATAAATTCATGATGTTGGGGGTAGAGTTGGAGGGAAATGCATGCTCAATGACCTGGTGGCAGAGAGCTTGGCATGTTTAAGGATATGCAGGGAACTCAGGGAACTGTGCAGAGAAGCAGCTAGACCTACGTATCTGCAGCTCAGTTTGGGTGGTGGTTATATATCTGAggggcatcagcagacaaatatcTTTCCTGGGGAATGTCATTCCAAGACTCCCCCTCCTGGAGCTTCCGGCTAAGGTTTCCTGCTTCCCCTGAGAATGCAGACATTGGCATAAAGATGGTGTAGGCTACTGGAACAAGAAGGGCAAAGAGGGAAAATGTATGAGAAGagagtaatttaattttaagcagCCTTAAACATTTaatctccctcttccctttaCAGAAATGATGTGAAGATCTAAGAAGATAATGGgtgcaaataaatttgaaaagtgaAAGCAGTTTATTCAATCTGTGTTTTTTATagattttcctctctctttttccacGCTTCCCATCACTACCCCACTGCAgggctttctctttctctatcacCCTCAACCTGATCTGACATTTTCTGCCTGGCCACTGGTGATGTTTCAGAATACCCAAATTCTATTGGATAGCAGATGCAAGGCAGCCTTTGCTGCTGTGCACCAGCTAAAGGTCACAATCCTGGTTTCTAAACACAGAGGACAATAGGAACCTGGAGAGATATCTGAAGGGAGACTAGCAGGTGCCCATGTTTCCAGTCTATTCCATCACACACTCTTCCCTCTTCATATTCAccctatgtatttaaaaaaagtatGTCTACCCCACAAAAATACATTGAGATAATAATtagttttttcagttttattaactAAGAGCTTCAAATAGAAGAACATGATTTATGTTAAGATTTTTGAAATATTGGAATGACCTCTTAGATCCCATTACTCTATGCAGGCACTTCTGTAAATCCAAGTTCTCCATGATGGAAACCCCTGGAATAAAATGGGATCATTTGAAATCTGTCACTGAGTGAAGATACAGTAAATGGCCACTGAAAATACAGCCAACAAAGATGATAACTTGGCATTTTTATgagctttttactttgaaataaatccttttttttaaaaaaatgggttTTGTGGCAATGTCCTGAGAGTCTGGGAGAGGGGAGTGAGTAATTTGGAGTGTTAGGAGGATCAGAGTGATATCGAGTCAGTTCCCTGAGGGCACACAGCTCATGTACTCTCTCTTTGTCCCAATCCCAATCTCAAGGGCCAGGCAGTGAGCAGCACCGTAGGCATCTGAGATGGCAGTGTGAGGAGAGTCCAGGAGTACAGCTGGGAAAGTAGAGCCACTGAGGTGAGAGAGTGGATGTGTGATGGCTTTAGTGTGTGGAAGGGGGGAGTCAGCATTTGACTGTTGGCTTTGGATTGTTCTCAAGTAGTGGATTTGGTTTGCAGGTTCTGGGACAGGGGAAGAAGTGAGTCGGAGACCTCAAGACCCAGGAATCTGAAGTTCTTTGTAAAGGACATTTTATAAACAAAGTTTTCTGAGCCTGGAAgacacttagtaattctctcaatcatctcattttatagatcagaAAACCAACACCTAAAGAGGTGAAcagacttgcccaaggtaatGTAGCAAGTGGCACCGTCATGTCACTTCTCAGTCCAGGGTTATTTATTCTACGTCTTCTCGAGGCTGCTTCACACATCCTGCCAGGCTAGTGTGAGAGGCTGCTCATAATCACATCACTCCACACCTCTGTCCTCTCCTGGGTGTACGTGCTCTCAGGAAGGCCCCTGACTGATGGGAGgttcttaaaagcagcaagagaggacCACCAAGTTTAAAGGTCTTCAAGCCAGTGAGGGCCCAGGGTTGCAGACTGGACAGTCATAAGTCAGGACTGGGAGTGGTGGGTTGTTAATCAGGGAAAAATTCTCAACAGAGAAGCACCAACCCATGCTTGGATTAAGGAAGGCAGATGTATTGGCTGAGGGGAGAAGGGCTTGAACAGAAAGTATTCTTTGTTTATTGAGTCACTGTAagcaaaagtgaaagaaaatttaTGAAGTTATACAAGAACAGAGAGCACAGGAAATCTAGACAAACACAACAAATCAGGCAGGGGATTTCCAACTCAGCTGTTCATATATAAGCTGGGTGCACTCGCagtctcctcaggctcctgtttCTACTCCCTTGATTGCTGAGATGGCTACCTGCCTCTATGTAAGTTGGGGTTTGATAATGGGGATGGGGAAAGGGAAAGCACCTTCAAGAGATGGGGGAGAGAGCTCAGGAATGGATGAGGGACAGTGCTCAGGGAGGTAGCGTGACTGGGAGAGCATCTTGAAGGGGATGAGATAGGCATTGATAGCTACAGAAGGTAAAGGAAGCTTTTGTGAAGAGAAGCTGGCCATTTGGCTCCTGAGTTCTCTTTTATGTCAGACCTTGGACTGGCCACTGTTAGGGATAAATGGTAGGAAGTGGGAGTGGGCTTTGTGCTTAACAGGGCTGATGAGATTTGAAACTGTGGAAATACTGTCTTGACCCCTTTTCCCCTTATCCTGTTCAAGGCCCAGAGCTCTTAAACTTAAGCTTCCTTCTCCTCTCAAAAGAGAGGTTCACAAAACTCATTTATCCTAAGTTGTTAATGATCTGATATTACCTTATGCAAGAATATATGCACTATAAAGAGAACCTGGAATGAGGGCAGTGCTTTGCACAGACTCCAGTGAAGAAATGTCTGTGACATCTAGATTGGGAAGATATTTTTGAACAGAATGTGAGGGAGGTCCTCCCAGGCTTTCAAGTGACAACACAGGGGTGAGCTTCCCCAGAGTCTGATATACATCTTTGGATGCTTTGTAGTTGTATTTAGTTTttgacatttgacaaaatttatccAGATAGGAGGCAGGTAAATAAAGTGGGAAATCGTTAATGATATTGTGAAATGGATAAGAAGTATGGTTATAAAGGAATAAGACTGATTTTATTGTTTGTGTTATAACctgaaaattccaaaagagaagttccaaggaaggaagggacacAGCTTGTTGTAAAGAAGCTAGAGGATCAGATGGGCAGTGAAGGGCAGAAGCAATTAAGGAGGGGGAGCAAGAAGTGTAAAAGGTGGCAGGCAATCTAGGCAACTGTCTGTTGGCCTTCATTGTGCAGGTGAATGTCCATTCTCAGCAATGGAAATTAATGACCTTCACTGCCTACTTGGAAGACAGAGTGAAGAAGATCAATGAACATGTCCGGTCTAAGACCAAGGTTCCCGTGCATGACCAGATCCTTCTGCTGGGTTCGAAGACCCTAAAGCCCATGAGGAAGCTATCATCTTATGGCATTGACAAGGAGACGACCATCCACCTCACCCTGAAGGTGGTGAAGCCCAGTGATGAGGAGCTGAACATGACTCTGGTGGAGTCAGGTGATGAGGGCCAAAGGCACCTCCTCCAGGTGCGAAGGTCCAGCTCAGTGGCCCAGGTGAAAGAGATGATCAAGGCCAAGACCGCTATAACTCCTGAGAAACAGATCGTGACTTGCAATGGAAAGAAATTGGAAGACGGGAAGATCATGGCAGATTATGGCGTCAGAAAGGGCAATTTACTCTTCCTGACACGACACTGCATTGGGGGGTGACCACCCTGGGGATGGGGTAATGCCAGGAGCAAAAGAGTTTATTTCCTTTTGGCTCTTACTCACCAATCACATCCTTTGATTATTTCCCAAAACTAATGAGAGAGAGATAAATAGAAGGATAAGATTTGGGGTGAAGTGGGGAGGGAGACTGCAGAATACTTTCTAACTCTATGATTCTTTGATGCTAACAATTGATTAAGTAGTAGGATTGCATATAATATATTActtaaaacaaaatacatttttaaggcACATTAGAGATAGCATTCAAAGCCAGCTTGCAGTTTAATCCTTTCTTGGTTCCTTCTGGTTTGTTAAAAAACTCCTGTTTCCTTTCCCATCCAACAAGATAGTGAGTTTTAGGTTGGGATTCATGTTCTCCTAATTTCTATGCTTCCATCTGTGTTTAGCCCAGTGCTTCATCTATTATATTGCTCACTAATTGTTGGAGCAAATTGAATTTTTACTTATAGAGAACAGTGAACTGATTTATTATGAAGTGAATTAATTACTCTGACATGATTACAATCTAATTAATAAAGAATTTAGAAATTCAATTCAACTACTCTTCTCCTTATTTAAAGCTATTTGGTATGAAATAAAACCAGGCACCGTGCCCCCTCTTACTCTCTAATTAAGCCCAATTAAAATCTTCTTATTTCTGGGGATGATGGTGGGCATGGAAAGATACATCCCTGGGGATCTAGAGATTTTGTGTCTCTAGTGGAGGCTCCTTGGGAGCAGATGTGCTTCAGGAGGGAACACACTTCCTGAAGGGTGGGGGATTGTGGACCAGTCTCTGTCGTGCCTTCCTCAGGGTCTAGCAGGTCTTCTCTAGGTTGGAGGTATCAGTTtgggtgaggggaggaggggtTGGTCTCTGGCTTGACCTCAACACTCTGCCCAGGTTCTGGCTGATAGAGCTCTCTGCTTCCTTCACCACCTCTGCTTTCCTCTCAGCCTCCTTCACCACCAGGGACCTGTTCCTCTCTTGGGAACTCCAGACCCTTCTTCCGTCTTACTGCCTTCATTTACTCCTCTGTCTCACTGTCCCTCTTTCATGTCTCGTTACTGGTCACCTGCACGTTTTTCTTACAGCCTGACACATGTCCACCTTCTTCTCCACTATACCAGTCCCTTCTCTTCTTTAAAACTTGCTCAAGAACCACCTCCTGCAGAAGAGTTTCCCAACTTAGCCCTACTCAGCACAACCCACACTATGGGTGCTCCTCATTACACTTATGGGGCAAGTGCTCTGTGGTGGGCACTAGTCACCTGGCTAGGTGGGTATTAGCTTGGACTGATTTCCTGAGATGAGTGACCATGGCTCCTTTTTCTGGTTGGGGTCTTCTGCCGGGGAGAGTCTATGATTTCCTTGTCAACTTGAGAGCCTCCTGATGGCAGACGTCATGGGGTCTTCTATGGTCTCTTCCATTAGACTCCAAGAGAGCTAAAGCTAAGCATCACATCATACATGATCTTACCAGCATACAGACTCTTGAGGGGTGGTGACACAGTAT includes the following:
- the UBD gene encoding ubiquitin D, yielding MATCLYVNVHSQQWKLMTFTAYLEDRVKKINEHVRSKTKVPVHDQILLLGSKTLKPMRKLSSYGIDKETTIHLTLKVVKPSDEELNMTLVESGDEGQRHLLQVRRSSSVAQVKEMIKAKTAITPEKQIVTCNGKKLEDGKIMADYGVRKGNLLFLTRHCIGG